The following proteins are co-located in the Gemmatimonadota bacterium genome:
- a CDS encoding response regulator, with the protein MRKLSVRQLIVAGALAWAVAALAMLVGVLGFFTAMQRELHRETDAVLEDERLAGRITGNLYAQLLEASRYTQDPSPAGLAAFREHGTSVFHDIRLYLFRNLSSEERLLVERLKERHQELEVLAQDAFDLAARGRTGEAREHAALMFRSADSLQAKLGRLVRLRHQVRTSLEMRQASALKGLYVLSLALASIFGLVIVLLTRFLRGRLLLPLEELSAAAARLGAGDLETRVPVRHNDELAAVARSFNRMAENLEVAHTQREAAEQAIRQRDEQLRQAEKTEAIGRMAGGIAHDFNNLLTAIQGHTRLLLDSPGCPPYIRADLEEVDRAAERAATLTRQLLAFGRKQVLLPRILDLNVLITDIGKMLGRLIGEHIDLRFELAPHAVCVRADPSQLGQVLVNLVVNARDALANGGTITVETCEVEVDDAFARRRAGLEPGSYVMLAVSDTGVGMDEETLARVFEPFFTTKQVGKGTGLGLSTVYGIVKQSGGHIEGKSQPGRGSRFDIYLPRVEPEPQESPAPAAARQGSGGSETVLLVEDELAVRSLARSVLERSGYNVLEAQDGEHALGLAREYGAAIDLLLTDVVMPGMSGKQLADRLWLVCPRTRVLFMSGYALPEFAESPEGAGTHWLLAKPFTPEKLALKVRQVLDSRDSRAATG; encoded by the coding sequence ACGGACGCCGTGCTTGAGGACGAGCGGCTGGCGGGCCGCATCACGGGCAACCTTTACGCGCAGCTGCTCGAAGCGAGTCGCTACACCCAGGATCCGAGCCCGGCCGGGTTGGCCGCGTTTCGCGAACATGGCACCTCCGTATTCCACGACATCAGGCTCTACCTGTTCCGGAACCTCTCGTCCGAAGAGCGGCTGCTGGTGGAGCGACTGAAGGAGCGGCATCAGGAGCTGGAGGTGCTGGCACAGGACGCATTCGACCTGGCGGCCCGGGGCCGGACGGGGGAGGCGCGGGAGCATGCGGCCCTCATGTTCCGGTCGGCCGACTCGCTGCAAGCCAAGCTGGGCCGGCTGGTGCGGCTGCGGCACCAGGTGCGCACCTCGCTCGAGATGCGGCAGGCGAGCGCGCTCAAAGGCCTGTACGTTCTGAGCCTGGCGCTGGCTTCCATCTTTGGCCTGGTCATCGTGCTCCTCACCCGCTTCCTGCGCGGCCGACTGCTGCTGCCGCTCGAGGAGCTCTCCGCTGCCGCCGCCCGCCTGGGCGCCGGCGACCTCGAGACGCGAGTGCCGGTGCGCCACAATGACGAGCTCGCCGCCGTGGCCCGCAGCTTCAATCGTATGGCCGAGAACCTCGAAGTGGCGCACACGCAGAGAGAAGCTGCCGAGCAGGCGATCCGGCAACGGGACGAGCAGCTCCGCCAGGCGGAGAAGACCGAGGCGATCGGCCGCATGGCCGGTGGTATTGCGCATGACTTCAACAACCTGCTCACTGCGATCCAGGGTCACACCCGGCTGTTGCTAGACAGCCCGGGCTGCCCGCCGTACATCCGTGCCGATCTGGAGGAGGTCGACAGAGCTGCGGAGCGCGCTGCGACGCTGACGCGCCAGCTCCTCGCGTTCGGCCGGAAGCAGGTGCTGCTGCCACGGATCCTCGACCTCAATGTCCTGATCACCGACATCGGCAAGATGCTCGGCCGGCTGATCGGCGAGCACATCGACCTGCGCTTCGAGCTGGCCCCGCACGCCGTCTGTGTCCGGGCCGATCCCAGCCAGCTCGGGCAAGTGCTGGTGAACCTGGTGGTGAACGCGCGGGACGCCCTGGCGAACGGCGGGACGATTACGGTCGAGACCTGCGAGGTCGAGGTCGACGACGCCTTCGCCCGCCGCCGTGCCGGCCTCGAGCCGGGCAGTTACGTGATGCTGGCGGTGTCGGATACGGGCGTGGGAATGGACGAGGAGACGCTGGCTCGCGTGTTCGAGCCGTTCTTCACGACCAAGCAGGTAGGGAAGGGAACGGGGCTCGGCCTGTCCACGGTTTACGGCATCGTCAAACAGAGCGGCGGGCACATCGAAGGGAAGAGTCAGCCGGGCAGGGGGAGCCGCTTCGACATCTACCTGCCGCGCGTCGAGCCCGAGCCGCAGGAATCGCCCGCACCCGCGGCCGCGCGGCAGGGCTCAGGCGGCAGCGAGACCGTGCTGCTGGTCGAAGACGAGCTGGCCGTGCGATCGCTCGCCCGCAGCGTGCTCGAGCGCAGTGGCTACAACGTTCTCGAGGCGCAGGACGGCGAGCATGCCCTCGGCCTCGCCCGCGAATACGGCGCCGCTATCGACCTCTTGCTGACGGACGTCGTCATGCCGGGGATGAGCGGGAAACAGCTCGCCGACCGGCTCTGGCTCGTCTGCCCGCGCACACGCGTGCTCTTCATGTCCGGCTACGCACTACCGGAATTTGCCGAATCCCCGGAGGGCGCGGGAACCCACTGGCTCCTCGCGAAGCCTTTCACGCCCGAAAAACTGGCTCTCAAGGTGCGGCAGGTGCTGGACAGCCGCGATAGTCGGGCCGCTACCGGGTAG
- the idi gene encoding isopentenyl-diphosphate Delta-isomerase, protein MEERVVLVDENDLEVGTAGKLAAHREPPRLHRAFSVFVFNTAGELLLQRRAAAKYHSAGLWSNTCCGHPRPGEDTLAAAHRRLEQEMGFDCELRAAFRFTYRAELGQGVAEHEFDHVFLGRFDGKPAPDPLEADGWRWAAPEVLRQDVARRPEAYTVWFRIALERLCAQGAVA, encoded by the coding sequence TTGGAAGAGCGCGTGGTCCTGGTGGACGAGAACGACCTCGAGGTGGGAACCGCGGGTAAGCTGGCGGCGCACCGTGAGCCGCCGCGGCTGCACCGGGCGTTCTCGGTCTTTGTCTTCAACACAGCGGGCGAGCTGCTGCTGCAGCGGCGGGCGGCGGCGAAGTACCACTCGGCAGGGCTGTGGTCGAATACCTGCTGCGGCCATCCGCGTCCGGGCGAGGACACGCTGGCTGCAGCGCACCGGCGGCTCGAGCAGGAAATGGGGTTCGACTGCGAGCTCCGTGCTGCCTTCCGCTTCACCTATCGGGCGGAGCTCGGCCAGGGTGTGGCCGAGCACGAATTCGACCACGTTTTCCTCGGGCGGTTCGACGGCAAGCCCGCGCCCGACCCGCTCGAGGCGGATGGCTGGCGCTGGGCAGCACCCGAGGTGCTGCGGCAGGATGTGGCGAGGCGGCCGGAAGCCTATACGGTCTGGTTCCGCATTGCGCTCGAGCGCCTGTGCGCGCAGGGTGCGGTTGCTTGA